A single window of Excalfactoria chinensis isolate bCotChi1 chromosome 13, bCotChi1.hap2, whole genome shotgun sequence DNA harbors:
- the FNIP1 gene encoding folliculin-interacting protein 1 isoform X3 has protein sequence MPPTLFQKLFNKKHGLSSPARDARDDCVFSWPLPEFDPSQIRLIVYQDCERRGRNVLFDSSAKRKIEDVSVSKLCSDAQVRVFGKCCQLKPGGDSSSSLDSSINSSSSFSDAKEQCSKYQGSRCSSDANMLGEMMFGSVAMSYKGSTLKIHQIRSPPQLMLSKVFTARTGSSIYGSLNTLQDSLEFINQDSNTLKPDHSTIMNGLLGNIVHSNPMDMPGREQNEDRDSGIARSASLSSLLITPFPSPGSSFNKSCASSYQRRWRRSQTTSLENGVFPRWSMDESFNLSDDSSGPSPGIVRKKKIAIGVIFSLSRDEDENNKFNEFFFSHFPLFESHMNKLKSAIEQAMKMSRRSADASQRSLAYNRIVDALNEFRMTICNLYTMPRIGEPVWLTMMSGTPEKNQLCHRFMKEFTFLMENAAKNQFLPALLTAVLTNHLAWVPTVMPNGQPPIRIFLEKHSSQSVDMLAKTHPYNPLWAQLGDLYGAIGSPVRLAKTVVVGKRHDLVQRLLYFLTYFIRCSELQETHLLENGEDEAIVMPGTVITTTLEKGEVEESEYVLVTMHKNRGNLLPKESEEMRTPDCSCKNCKCPISLAQNIEGVSQQEREDAQNTPKVELETSSDESRTIVPDDAQEDAADGRQPRTCQDTKLESVVCTGSSSPEKRVLAESGLEATAIVWRNEDVLEAGSQAIGATRSPGIAVEKKPPDKLFCDAFPCSAAEAQTKVTFLIGDSMSPDSDIELRSQAVVEQIARHHSPPAAEEGVSADQNCEAKQTVEDQNRDCGTAEPFPQVAGEHQSWNANTYSAESMSLFDDNFTEDGSVESRTIDDLPGQTAAELLTHNSSLEFSKKLCAKTSKPPSEFGKFMDSVRQETYKNCFAEQDQREKISIRVPHGDRENAEKKVAPGIDWDIPRNESSDSALGDSESEDTGHELTRPSSNYYGGEQEDWAEEYEIPFPGSKLVEVNSVQPSIANFGRSLLGGYCSSYVPDFVLQGIGSDEKLRHCLVSDLSHAVQHPVLDEPIAEAVCIIADTDKWTVQVASSQRRMIDNKLGKEVLVSSLVSNLLHSTLQLYKHNLSPNFCVMHLEDRLQELYFKSKMLSEYLKGQMRVHVKELGVVLGIESSDLPLLAAVASTHSPYVAQILL, from the exons aaactcTGCAGCGATGCTCAGGTGCGAGTGTTTGGGAAGTGCTGCCAGCTGAAGCCTGGAGGAGACAGCTCTTCTTCTTTGGACAGTTCAATCAATTCATCCTCCTCATTCTCCGATGCAAAAGAACAATGCTCAAAATATCAG gGTTCTCGGTGCTCCTCAGATGCCAACATGCTTGGAGAGATGATGTTTGGCTCTGTGGCCATGAGCTATAAGGGCTCCACACTGAAAATTCACCAGATCCG CTCACCTCCTCAGCTCATGCTCAGCAAGGTTTTCACAGCTCGCACTGGAAGCAGCATCTACGGAAGTCTGAATAC GTTACAGGACAGTCTTGAGTTCATTAATCAAGACAGCAATACATTAAAACCCGACCACAGTACGATTATGAACGGACTTCTTGGGAATATAG TTCACAGCAACCCTATGGATATGCCTGGGAGGGAGCAGAATGAGGACAGAGACAGCGGTATAGCAAGATCTG CATCTCTTAGCAGTCTGCTCATCACTCCGTTTCCATCTCCGGGCTCTTCATTCAACAAAAGCTGTGCCAGCAGTTACCAGAGGCGCTGGCGGCGCAGCCAGACGACCAGCTTGGAGAACGGGGTCTTCCCTCGATG GTCCATGGATGAAAGCTTTAACTTGTCAGATGACAGCTCTGGTCCTAGCCCAGGAATTGTTAGGAAGAAGAAGATAGCAATCGGAGTTATTTTTTCACTCTCAAgagatgaagatgaaaacaaCAAGTTCAATGAATTCTTCTTCTCGCACTTCCCACTTTTTGAGAGTCACATGAACAAACTGAAGAGTGCAATAGAACAG GCTATGAAAATGAGTCGTAGATCAGCTGATGCCAGTCAGCGGAGTTTGGCATATAACAGAATTGTTGATGCCCTCAATGAGTTCAG aatgaCTATTTGCAACCTGTACACCATGCCACGGATCGGGGAGCCCGTCTGGCTGACCATGATGTCAGGGACTCCAGAGAAGAACCAGCTGTGCCACCGCTTCATGAAGGAGTTCACCTTCTTGATGGAAAATGCTGCAAAAAATCA GTTTTTACCAGCTCTCCTGACTGCAGTGCTGACAAACCACCTGGCCTGGGTCCCTACGGTCATGCCCAATGGACAGCCGCCTATACGAATCTTCCTGGAAAAGCATTCTTCCCAGAGTGTGGACATGTTGGCCAAAACTCACCCCTACAACCCGCTGTGGGCACAGCTTG GTGACTTGTACGGGGCTATTGGATCACCCGTGAGATTAGCCAAAACAGTTGTGGTTGGCAAAAGGCACGATCTGGTACAGAGGCTGCTTTATTTCCTCACTTACTTCATCAGATGTTCGGAACTTCAGGAGACACATCTGCTAGAAAATGGGGAAGATGAAGCCATAGTCATGCCTGGAACTGTTATAACTACCACGCTGGAGAAAGGAGAAGTAGAAGAATCGGAGTATGTGCTTGTCACAATGCACAAGAACAGGGGTAACTTGCTACCAAAGGAGTCTGAGGAAATGAGAACTCCTGACTGCAGCTGTAAGAACTGCAAATGCCCGATTTCTCTTGCACAAAACATAGAAGGTGTTTCACAGCAAGAGAGAGAAGACGCACAAAACACTCCTAAGGTGGAGCTGGAAACTTCTTCAGATGAGAGCAGAACTATTGTTCCTGATGATGCTCAGGAAGATGCTGCTGATGGTCGTCAACCGAGAACCTGCCAGGACACTAAACTAGAAAGCGTGGTGTGCACAGGGTCGTCTTCACCAGAAAAACGCGTGTTGGCGGAATCTGGTTTGGAAGCAACAGCAATTGTATGGAGGAATGAAGACGTGCTGGAAGCGGGCAGCCAGGCCATCGGTGCAACAAGGTCACCCGGGATAGCTGTGGAAAAGAAGCCTCCAGATAAGCTCTTCTGCGATGCTTTTCCTTGCAGCGCTGCCGAAGCTCAGACAAAGGTGACTTTCCTCATCGGAGACTCCATGTCACCTGACTCAGACATAGAGCTCAGAAGCCAGGCAGTCGTGGAACAAATTGCCAGGCACCACAGCCCGCCAGCAGCGGAGGAAGGAGTGTCTGCTGATCAGAACTGTGAAGCTAAACAAACTGTTGAGGACCAAAATAGAGACTGTGGGACAGCTGAACCCTTTCCTCAAGTTGCTGGTGAGCATCAGAGCTGGAATGCAAACACGTACAGCGCTGAGAGCATGAGTTTGTTTGATGACAATTTTACTGAGGATGGCTCAGTTGAATCCCGGACTATTGATGATCTTCCAGGGCAAACAGCTGCGGAGCTTCTCACTCACAACAGCAGTTTAGAGTTCTCTAAAAAGCTGTGTGCAAAGACTAGCAAACCACCCAGCGAATTTGGTAAATTTATGGACTCTGTTCGACAGGAGACCtacaaaaactgctttgctgagcaggaccaaagagagaaaatctcTATTCGTGTCCCCCATGGGGACAGAGAAAACGCAGAGAAAAAGGTGGCCCCGGGAATTGATTGGGACATTCCAAGAAATGAGAGCTCAGACAGCGCCCTGGGTGACAGTGAAAGTGAGGATACAGGTCATGAGCTAACCAGACCAAGCAGTAACTACTAtggaggagagcaggaagaCTGGGCAGAAGAATATGAGATTCCTTTTCCTGG GTCAAAGCTGGTTGAAGTGAACTCTGTCCAGCCCAGTATTGCCAATTTCGGACGATCCTTACTCGGAGGTTACTGCTCATCGTACGTCCCCGACTTTGTTCTGCAAGGAATAGGAAGCGATGAAAAGCTGAGACACTGCTTGGTGTCGGATCTGTCTCACGCTGTGCAG cACCCCGTTCTGGATGAGCCGATCGCAGAAGCTGTCTGCATCATTGCAGACACAGACAAATGGACAGTGCAGGTGGCCAGCAGCCAGAGGCGGATGATTGATAACAAGCTGGGCAAAGAAGTGTTGGTCTCCAGTCTCGTCTCTAACCTGCTTCATTCCACTCTTCAGCTTTACAAACATAATTTATCTCCAAACTTT TGTGTCATGCACCTGGAGGATCGGCTGCAGGAGCTCTATTTCAAAAGCAAGATGCTGTCTGAATATCTCAAGGGCCAGATGAGAGTTCACGTCAAGGAGCTGGGCGTTGTGCTGGG gATTGAATCCAGCGACCTCCCTTTGCTGGCAGCTGTAGCGAGCACTCACTCTCCGTACGTCGCCCAGATACTGCTCTGA